TCTCGGGCCAACAGCCCTTGCGCCACCGCGTTGAACGCGGCGAGACTGCGTACTCGATCGCGCGCAGTTATGGCGTGTCTGTTCGGTCCTTGGCCGACTGGAACGGATTGGGCGCCAACCTGACCGTGCGAGAAGGCCAGCACTTGTTGATCCCCGTGAAGGTCGCCGCACCCGTGAAAGAGACGCGGATATCGCAACCCGGTCAGGGATCGTCTACACCGACCCCACCTTCGGCGGCAGACGCTCTGCCCAAGAACGAGGTGAAGCAACCCGCCCCCAAGGCCCCGGATGCCCCGAAACTGTCAGAAACCCGCACCAAGGCCAGCGCGGCCCGTATGTCCCTGCCCGTCGCGGGCAAAGTCACAAGCGTCTTTGACGCCGAGAAAGCGGGATACATCCTGATCTCGGCCAAACCCGGCGATCCAGTGAAAGCCGCGGCCAGCGGTACGGTGCGGCTGGTGTCAAAGGACGTCGAAGGCGAAGAGATCGTGGTAATCGACCACGGCAACGGCACACAGTCCGCCTATAGCTTCATTTCCGGGATCACGGTGAAGAAGGGTCAAAAGGTTAAGCGCGGTCAGCAGATCGCGGTTGCCACAAAGAACCGCTATAACGCGATCCAGTTCCTTGTGTTCAAAGGCACCGAGCCTGTGGACCCGATGCCTTATCTGAACTGAGGGGATTAGGGGCTCTGCCCGTTCTCAGGCGGAACTGTCCACCGGACGGTTTCCAAGAAGCCTCCGAACCCCGGGATACTGTTCGTAAGAAAATAAGGGCCGCCGGTTTCGGGCGGCCCTTTTTATTTGTTCGGTCAAAGCGTGATACGGAAGAGCGCAAAGCCCGTGTCACTGTTGCCCGCTTCTTCGATCGTGACCCCTTCCACGTTGGTCGCGTGGGGGGCTGCAGCCGGTCCGGTTTCAAACAGAACCGTCGTGCCCTCCATCGGGGCGAAGCGCCAATTGGCGTCGGCCTTGGGGCTGACTGTGCCCTGTTCGACGATATAGCGCACAATCACATCGCGGTTGGTGTCTGGGCCTTCAAACACGGTGGTCGAGCCATCTGCGCCTGGGAAACTGCCACCGCCTCCGGCACGATAGTTGTTCGTTGCAATGATGAATTCCTGTGCGTCGTCAATCGGTTGCCCGTTGAAGCTGAGGTTTGTAATGCGATGAGCATCGGGGGCCACGACCTCGCCCTTTTTGTTGTAGCGAGACGGTTGGCTCAGATCGATTTCATAGGTTACACCGTCTATCACGTCGAAATTATAAGACGGGAAGTCAGGGTTCAAAAGCACGGCATCCGCGCTGCCTGCCTCGATCTGGTTGAACATGCCCGCCGACCGCTCGAGCCATTCGCGCACGGTCGCACCGTTGATCCGCACCGCCCTTACGGTGTTGGGATAGAGGTAGAGGTCCGCGACATTTTTAATCGCCACATCTCCCACGGCGACATCGGTGTAGTAATCTGGACCGCCCCGGCCACCGGCCTTGAAGGGGGCCGCCGCCGATAGGATAGGAAGGCCTTCGTGCGCGGTCCCCTGCATCATCTGCTGGATGTACCAAGTCTGCGCGTTGGACACGATCTGGACAGACGGATCATCCGCCACCAGCGCGAAGTAGCTGTGCAGCGGGGCGTCGGTTTTACCTACAGCGCGGCGTACATAGGCCAATGTATCGTCATGCTCGGCCTGAACCGAGGCCAGAACAGCCGGGACGCTTTCAACCAGTGCGGTGATCGACCGGTCTTCGTTACGTTTATAGATTGGACGTGCCTCGGAGGTGTGGGACACCACGCGCCATGCGCCGCCATCATGTTCGATCAGAAGGTCGATCAACCCCATATGCGATCCCCAGAAGCCGCCCATGACCGCAGGGGTGCTCATGATCGTGCCGCGTTCGACATCCACGCCGGGGTAATCAGCATAGGTCGAGGATGGGAACACAAGATGCGAATGGCCGGTTAGGATCGCGTCGATGCCGTCGATGGCCGCCAGCGGGATCGAGGCATTTTCCATCCCTTCGGTGTGTTCCGCTGACCCGATGCCCGAATGGGACAGCGCGATGATCAGATCTGCGCCCTCTTCACGCATTTGCGGGATATAAGCCTTAGCCGCTTCGATGATATCACGCGCCTGAACGTTGCCCTCCAAATGGCGGCGATCCCAGTTCATGACCTGAGGCGGTACGAAACCGATGAAGCCGATCTTGATGGGTTGTGTGGTACCTGCACCGTTGGTGATTGTACGGTCGACGATCACATAAGGCGGCAGCAGCGTTTCATCTTCACGCGGCGAGGCACCCAGAGATTTGGCGACGTTGGCGCAGACCACAGGGAAGCTTGACCCGGCCAAAGACTTCATCAGGAAATCCAGACCATAGTTAAACTCGTGATTGCCCAGCGTGGACGCGTCAAAGCCTAGCGTGTTCATGGCATTAATGACCGGATGGGTATCGCCTTCCTTCATGCCACGCTCATAGGCGATATAGTCGCCCATCGGGTTGCCTTGCAGAAAGTCGCCATTGTCCAACAACAAAGAGTTCGTGGACTCAGCCCGGATGTCGTTGATCAGGGCAGCGGTACGCGCCAGACCAACACGGTCGGTTTCACGATCCGAGTAGTAGTCATAGGGGAAGACATGCACATGCAGGTCAGTCGTCTCCATGATGCGCAGATGCGCCTGATTGGAGGATGCTTGTACAGAGTAAGGATGAAGCGCGAGAAAGCCGGCCGAACCGGCCAGAAAACCGCGGCGTGTCAGAGAAAAGGGCATGGGAACCTCGGTC
The Aliiroseovarius pelagivivens DNA segment above includes these coding regions:
- a CDS encoding LysM peptidoglycan-binding domain-containing protein codes for the protein MPLHSTIACLPPRAKQCAELRLGAKTRATLLFGSLLALSACGDNFDLDFRGLAGGDLSTAQAAQSVGTAQRPRADARGVISYPGYQVALAKRGDTVADIAGRIGMSPAELGRYNGLALDAPLRDGELLALPRRVAEPASGVIKPEGEINITTLAGDAIDRAGNTPANATAPKVSGQQPLRHRVERGETAYSIARSYGVSVRSLADWNGLGANLTVREGQHLLIPVKVAAPVKETRISQPGQGSSTPTPPSAADALPKNEVKQPAPKAPDAPKLSETRTKASAARMSLPVAGKVTSVFDAEKAGYILISAKPGDPVKAAASGTVRLVSKDVEGEEIVVIDHGNGTQSAYSFISGITVKKGQKVKRGQQIAVATKNRYNAIQFLVFKGTEPVDPMPYLN
- a CDS encoding bifunctional 2',3'-cyclic-nucleotide 2'-phosphodiesterase/3'-nucleotidase: MPFSLTRRGFLAGSAGFLALHPYSVQASSNQAHLRIMETTDLHVHVFPYDYYSDRETDRVGLARTAALINDIRAESTNSLLLDNGDFLQGNPMGDYIAYERGMKEGDTHPVINAMNTLGFDASTLGNHEFNYGLDFLMKSLAGSSFPVVCANVAKSLGASPREDETLLPPYVIVDRTITNGAGTTQPIKIGFIGFVPPQVMNWDRRHLEGNVQARDIIEAAKAYIPQMREEGADLIIALSHSGIGSAEHTEGMENASIPLAAIDGIDAILTGHSHLVFPSSTYADYPGVDVERGTIMSTPAVMGGFWGSHMGLIDLLIEHDGGAWRVVSHTSEARPIYKRNEDRSITALVESVPAVLASVQAEHDDTLAYVRRAVGKTDAPLHSYFALVADDPSVQIVSNAQTWYIQQMMQGTAHEGLPILSAAAPFKAGGRGGPDYYTDVAVGDVAIKNVADLYLYPNTVRAVRINGATVREWLERSAGMFNQIEAGSADAVLLNPDFPSYNFDVIDGVTYEIDLSQPSRYNKKGEVVAPDAHRITNLSFNGQPIDDAQEFIIATNNYRAGGGGSFPGADGSTTVFEGPDTNRDVIVRYIVEQGTVSPKADANWRFAPMEGTTVLFETGPAAAPHATNVEGVTIEEAGNSDTGFALFRITL